Genomic segment of Oryzias melastigma strain HK-1 unplaced genomic scaffold, ASM292280v2 sc08290, whole genome shotgun sequence:
TCGAtaacttcaattaaaaatatgcactgaaaaaaaatcaaatgatcaaGAGGTTGTACATACAGTTTCGTAGAGAGCCCTGAGGAAGTTGATTTCATCCTGAAGAGCATCAACTCTAGCCTCCAGCTCCACCTTGTTCATGTAAGCGGCATCAACATCCTGCAAATAAGATTTTGCGGAAACAAAGAGTTACAATTTGTAACTAAAACTTTAagcactatttttttatttttaatttctcaccTTCTTAAGGAGCACAAACTCATTCTCAGCAGCAGCACGCTTGTTGATTTCATCCTCGTACCTGAAGAATCACACAAACGTATGATTACACCTTTAAATTAATCATCAGCTTACTAAATACTAACTTTGTAGTATCTTAGTTTGGTAAATACTAACTTTGTCTTGAAGTCTTCAACCAATCCCTGCATGTTCTTCAGCTCTCCCTCCAGCTTCATCTTCTCGTTGCCCAGCCCGTCCAGTTGTCGGCGCAGGTTGGCGATGTAGGCCTCGAACATGCTGTCGATGTTGGAGCGGGTGGTGGTCTGTTCCTGCAGGAGACTCCATTTGGTCTCCAGCATCTTATTCTGCTGCTCCAGA
This window contains:
- the LOC112140634 gene encoding keratin, type II cytoskeletal cochleal-like, encoding MLETKWSLLQEQTTTRSNIDSMFEAYIANLRRQLDGLGNEKMKLEGELKNMQGLVEDFKTKYEDEINKRAAAENEFVLLKKDVDAAYMNKVELEARVDALQDEINFLRALYETVCTTS